In a single window of the Oryctolagus cuniculus chromosome 2, mOryCun1.1, whole genome shotgun sequence genome:
- the ZNF514 gene encoding LOW QUALITY PROTEIN: zinc finger protein 514 (The sequence of the model RefSeq protein was modified relative to this genomic sequence to represent the inferred CDS: inserted 5 bases in 3 codons; substituted 4 bases at 4 genomic stop codons) produces the protein MVRQHCRQESLLGQGIAKGELLQVASXEKYYQDEHWSTKLKVACDCDDNVEMQQIYPDSHLKEMSITHTPATNPRTDHEWNECGRSLSXRPVLVTQHAVPPGEVPFKCDIELTQTLGRNTSQRSHPGKKVCECDDCGKCFHVQXELRRHQRCHTGGKPYECXDCGRAFGHPSSLIKHQRTHTGEKXYEHSECARAFSWSSSLVLDYRIHSGEKPYKCNECGXAFGHTSSLIKLQRTHIGEKPYEWQECGRTFSQSSSLIVHSRFHTGEKLYKCNECGRAFTHSTSLIKHQKSCAGEKKPXESSECNKAFSRSTHVTRSGRIHSGEILQVQCMWEDACHLHQTRTY, from the exons atggtacgccagcactgcagacaggaaTCATTGCTAGGTCAGGGAATTGCCAAAGGAGAATTACTGCAGGTAGCAT TGGAAAAATACTATCAAGACGAGCACTGGTCTACCAAATTGAAAGTAGCCTGTGACTGTGATGACAACGTGGAGATGCAGCAGATATATCCAGACAGCCACTTGAAAGAAATGTCAATCACTCACACACCTGCTACCAACCCTAGGACGGATCATGAGTGGAATGAATGTGGAAGAAGTTTAAGCTGAAGACCAGTCCTTGTTACGCAACATGCTGTCCCCCCAGGAGAAGTACCCTTTAAATGTGATATAGAACTCACACAGACTTTGGGGAGAAATACCTCTCAGAGAAGCCATCCAGGCAAGAAAGTTTGTGAATGTGATGACTGTGGAAAGTGCTTCCATGTCCAGTGAGAACTGAGGCGCCATCAGCGATGTCACACTGGAGGAAAGCCTTATGAATG AGACTGTGGACGAGCCTTTGGTCATCCTTCATCCCTTATCAAGCATCAGAGAACTCATACTGGAGAGAA TTACGAACACAGTGAATGTGCAAGAGCCTTCAGCTGGAGTTCATCTCTTGTTCTAGATTACAGAATTCATTCTGGAGAGAAACCCTACAAATGCAATGAGTGTGGATGAGCCTTTGGTCATACGTCATCCCTTATTAAACTTCAGAGAACTCATATTGGAGAAAAGCCTTATGAATGGCAGGAATGTGGGAGAACCTTCAGCCAGAGTTCATCTCTCATTGTACATTCTAGATTTCATACTGGTGAGAAACTTTACAAATGCAATGAATGTGGGAGAGCCTTTACTCACTCTACATCTCTTATTAAACACCAGAAGAGCtgtgctggggaaaaaaaaccctaagaatCCAGTGAATGTAACAAGGCTTTCAGCAGGAGTACACATGTCACCAGATCCGGGAGAATTCACAGTGGAGAGATCCTACAAGTGCAGTGCATGTGGGAAGATGCCTGTCATTTGCATCAGACAAGGACATACTAA